One window from the genome of Thermus sediminis encodes:
- the mgtE gene encoding magnesium transporter, which yields MPLVCRNLMSLLEEGNLQSAKLLLGQASLQEIVFCLRLLESPRRALVFRLLDKERALAVFEALDRSEQAELVKAMEDPDLLPLLEGLEVEERVRLFEELPAKVVKRLLQELSSEAREGVSLLLGYPEGSAGRVMNPDYLALPEETTVEKALERVEDSLLPTENLEVVFVLGPGRIYQGYVPLARLVKGDPQTPLKDLAVAGAAVSAYDSQDQVAELFKRHQYPLVAVVDKEGRLVGAIDAGRGVELVEEYEAQRLTTFGGILPTGGPDVDYLRSPLGVLFRARVVWLALLTLFGVITSTYVAQQEEILERAIVLAAFIAPIIDMGGNTGSQAATLVIRSLALGQVRPRLRDYLLILKREVPVALSLGIAIGLLEAVLAFFSKGVGWDILLVVGLAMATVTILGGLIGSALPVLAKRLGADPATLSGPAITSIMDLLGVFMYFGYAYLLLGHLLE from the coding sequence ATGCCTTTGGTCTGCCGGAACCTCATGAGCCTGTTGGAGGAAGGAAACCTGCAGAGCGCCAAGCTCCTCCTGGGGCAAGCCAGCCTCCAGGAGATCGTGTTTTGCCTTAGGCTGTTGGAGTCCCCCCGCAGGGCCCTCGTCTTCCGCCTACTGGACAAGGAGCGGGCCCTGGCCGTCTTTGAGGCCTTGGACCGCTCCGAACAGGCCGAGCTGGTCAAGGCCATGGAGGACCCCGACCTCCTGCCCCTCCTGGAGGGCCTGGAGGTAGAGGAGCGGGTAAGGCTTTTTGAGGAGCTCCCCGCCAAGGTGGTCAAGCGGCTCCTGCAGGAGCTCTCCTCCGAGGCCCGGGAAGGGGTCAGCCTGCTCCTGGGCTACCCCGAGGGTAGCGCAGGCCGGGTGATGAACCCGGACTACCTGGCCCTCCCCGAGGAAACCACGGTGGAGAAGGCCTTGGAGCGGGTGGAAGACTCCCTCCTTCCCACAGAGAACCTGGAGGTGGTCTTCGTGCTGGGGCCGGGCAGGATTTACCAGGGCTACGTGCCCCTGGCCCGGCTCGTCAAAGGAGACCCCCAAACGCCCCTAAAGGACCTGGCGGTGGCCGGGGCCGCCGTCTCCGCCTACGACTCCCAGGACCAGGTGGCCGAGCTGTTCAAGCGCCACCAGTACCCCCTGGTGGCGGTGGTGGACAAGGAGGGGCGGTTGGTGGGGGCCATCGATGCCGGGCGCGGTGTGGAGCTGGTGGAGGAATACGAAGCCCAGCGGCTCACCACCTTTGGGGGCATCCTTCCCACAGGCGGCCCCGACGTGGACTACCTCAGGAGCCCTCTAGGCGTGCTCTTCCGGGCCCGGGTGGTCTGGCTGGCCCTTCTGACCCTCTTCGGGGTCATCACCTCCACCTACGTGGCCCAACAGGAGGAGATCCTGGAGCGCGCCATCGTCCTCGCCGCCTTCATCGCCCCCATTATCGACATGGGGGGGAATACGGGCAGCCAGGCGGCCACCCTGGTCATCCGCTCCCTGGCCCTGGGGCAGGTGCGGCCGCGGCTCAGGGACTACCTCCTCATCCTCAAGCGGGAGGTGCCCGTGGCCCTGAGCCTGGGTATCGCCATCGGCCTGCTGGAGGCCGTCCTGGCCTTCTTCTCCAAAGGCGTGGGGTGGGACATCCTGCTGGTGGTGGGTCTGGCCATGGCCACGGTCACCATCCTCGGGGGCTTGATCGGCTCTGCCCTTCCTGTCCTGGCTAAGCGCCTCGGCGCGGATCCCGCCACGCTAAGCGGCCCCGCCATCACCTCCATCATGGACCTCCTAGGGGTCTTCATGTACTTCGGCTACGCCTACCTCCTTCTGGGCCACCTGCTGGAGTGA
- the aspS gene encoding aspartate--tRNA(Asn) ligase, with protein sequence MRVLVKDLANHVDKEVELWGFLHWRRDLGKVQFLLLRDRSGVVQVVTGGLRLPLPESSLRVRGAVVRSPKAPGGLEVHAKEVEVLSPALEPTPVEIPKEAWRAHPDTLLEYRYVTLREEKARAPLRVQAALVRGFRRYLDRQDFTEIFTPKVVRAGAEGGSGLFGVDYFEKRAYLAQSPQLYKQIMVGVFERVYEVAPVWRMEEHNTSRHLNEYLSLDVEMGFIGSEEDLMRLEEELLQEMLEEALTAAGREVALLKAEWPSLPEEIPRLTHAEARRILKEELGYPAGQDLSEEAERLLGQYAKERWGSDWLFLTRYPRAIRPFYAYPEPDGTTRSFDLLFRGLEITSGGQRIHRHEDLLASLEAKGMDPEGFQGYLEAFKYGMPPHGGFAIGAERLTQKLLGLPNVRYARAFPRDRHRLTP encoded by the coding sequence ATGCGGGTTCTGGTCAAGGACTTGGCAAACCACGTGGACAAGGAGGTGGAGCTCTGGGGGTTCTTGCACTGGCGAAGGGACCTGGGCAAGGTGCAGTTCCTCCTCCTCCGGGACCGGAGCGGGGTAGTGCAGGTGGTCACCGGAGGCCTAAGGCTCCCCCTCCCTGAGTCCTCCCTAAGGGTTAGGGGGGCAGTGGTGAGGAGCCCCAAGGCCCCGGGGGGCCTCGAGGTCCACGCCAAGGAGGTGGAGGTCCTCTCCCCCGCCCTGGAGCCCACCCCGGTGGAGATCCCCAAGGAGGCGTGGCGGGCCCATCCCGACACCCTCCTGGAGTACCGCTACGTCACCCTGAGGGAGGAGAAGGCCCGCGCCCCTCTAAGGGTGCAGGCCGCCTTGGTACGGGGTTTCCGCCGCTACCTGGACCGGCAGGACTTCACCGAGATCTTCACCCCCAAGGTGGTTCGGGCCGGGGCCGAGGGGGGCTCGGGCCTCTTCGGGGTGGACTACTTCGAGAAGCGGGCCTACCTCGCCCAGTCCCCCCAGCTCTACAAGCAGATCATGGTGGGGGTCTTTGAACGGGTCTACGAGGTGGCCCCCGTGTGGCGCATGGAGGAGCACAACACCAGCCGGCACCTCAACGAGTACCTCTCCCTGGACGTGGAGATGGGCTTCATCGGGAGCGAGGAGGACCTCATGCGCCTGGAGGAGGAGCTCCTCCAGGAGATGCTGGAGGAAGCCCTCACGGCCGCAGGCCGGGAGGTCGCCCTCCTCAAGGCGGAGTGGCCCTCCCTCCCCGAGGAGATCCCCCGCCTGACCCACGCCGAGGCCCGAAGGATCCTCAAGGAGGAGCTGGGGTACCCCGCGGGCCAGGACCTCTCGGAAGAGGCGGAAAGGCTCCTCGGCCAGTACGCCAAGGAGCGCTGGGGCTCAGACTGGCTCTTCCTCACCCGCTACCCTAGGGCCATCCGCCCCTTTTACGCCTATCCCGAGCCGGACGGGACCACCCGGAGCTTTGACCTCCTCTTCCGCGGCCTGGAGATCACCTCCGGGGGGCAACGCATCCACCGCCACGAGGACCTGTTGGCAAGCCTGGAGGCCAAGGGCATGGACCCGGAGGGCTTCCAAGGCTACCTCGAGGCCTTCAAGTACGGCATGCCCCCCCACGGCGGCTTCGCCATCGGGGCGGAAAGGCTCACCCAGAAGCTCTTAGGCCTCCCCAACGTCCGCTACGCCCGGGCCTTCCCCCGGGACCGGCACCGGCTCACCCCCTAA
- a CDS encoding succinate dehydrogenase iron-sulfur subunit has protein sequence MQVTLKVLRFDPSKDGKPEWRTYQVEAEPWDRVLDLLHKVQWYQDGTLAFRRSCGHGICGSDAMLINGRNRLACKTLVKDVGSVITVEPIRGLPVEKDLIVDMEPFFAAYRAVKPYLINDEPPPQRERLQSPEERERFDTGTKCILCAACTTSCPVFWTNGTYIGPAAIVQAHRFLFDSRDRGKRERFQALGSGSGVWRCRTAYNCTEACPREISVTQLIEEVKRAILFDRF, from the coding sequence ATGCAGGTCACCCTCAAGGTGCTCCGGTTTGACCCCAGCAAGGACGGGAAGCCCGAGTGGCGCACCTACCAGGTGGAGGCCGAGCCTTGGGACCGGGTCTTGGACCTTCTGCACAAGGTGCAGTGGTACCAGGACGGCACCCTGGCCTTCCGCCGGAGCTGCGGCCACGGCATCTGCGGCTCCGACGCCATGCTCATCAACGGTAGGAACCGCCTGGCCTGCAAGACCCTGGTGAAGGACGTGGGAAGCGTGATCACCGTGGAGCCCATCCGCGGCCTCCCCGTGGAGAAGGACCTCATCGTGGACATGGAGCCCTTCTTCGCCGCCTACCGGGCGGTGAAGCCCTACCTCATCAACGACGAGCCCCCGCCCCAGAGGGAGAGGCTCCAGTCCCCGGAGGAAAGGGAGCGGTTTGACACCGGCACCAAGTGCATCCTCTGCGCCGCCTGCACCACGAGTTGCCCCGTCTTCTGGACCAACGGCACCTACATCGGCCCTGCGGCCATCGTCCAGGCCCACCGCTTCCTCTTTGACTCCCGGGACCGGGGGAAAAGGGAGCGCTTCCAGGCCCTGGGCTCGGGGAGCGGGGTCTGGCGGTGCCGCACCGCCTACAACTGCACCGAGGCCTGCCCCCGGGAGATCTCCGTGACCCAACTGATCGAGGAGGTCAAGCGGGCCATCCTCTTTGACCGGTTCTAA
- the sdhA gene encoding succinate dehydrogenase flavoprotein subunit, with protein MAHRHEVIVVGGGGAGLAAALYAAREGADVAVVSKLYPTRSHTGAAQGGIGAALGNVEEDHWEWHMFDTIKGGDYLTDQDAAEVFAKEVIEAVIELEHMGLPFDRLPNGKIAQRRFGGHTKDWGKAPVHRAAHAADRTGHMILQTLYQQCVKAGITFYNEFHVTDVIVEDGAAKGLVAYELASGELHLFQAKALIIASGGFGRIYKVTSNAYTLTGDLQAILYRRGLPLEDMEFYQFHPTGLYPLGILLTEGARGEGGILRNALGERFMERYAPTIKDLAPRDLVSRAMYLEVREGRGVGPKKDHVLLDLTHLPPEVIEKKLPDITEFSRIYLGVDPLKEPVPVMPTAHYAMGGIPTNLWGQVIRDERNTVVPGLYAAGEAACVSLHGANRLGTNSLGDLVVFGRRAGIHAARFAKDADYQELSREHLGPSRERIERIKSSAGKERVAALRAELQQSMMDHASVFRTGELLKKQVEILKELMDRYKGIAIQDKGEVYNTELVEALELGYLLEVSEALVHSALNRTETRGAHAREDYPERDDENWLKHTLAYKVGDGKVCFRYKPVVLGRFEPKARTY; from the coding sequence ATGGCGCACAGGCACGAGGTCATCGTGGTGGGCGGGGGCGGGGCGGGCCTGGCCGCCGCCTTGTATGCGGCCAGGGAGGGTGCGGACGTGGCGGTGGTCTCCAAGCTCTACCCCACCAGGAGCCACACGGGAGCCGCCCAGGGAGGGATAGGGGCTGCCCTGGGCAACGTGGAGGAGGACCACTGGGAGTGGCACATGTTTGACACCATCAAGGGGGGGGACTACCTCACGGACCAGGACGCCGCCGAGGTCTTTGCCAAGGAGGTCATCGAGGCGGTGATCGAGCTTGAGCACATGGGCCTCCCCTTTGACCGCCTGCCCAACGGGAAGATCGCCCAGCGCCGCTTCGGGGGGCACACCAAGGACTGGGGCAAGGCCCCGGTGCACCGGGCGGCCCACGCCGCTGACCGCACCGGGCACATGATCCTCCAGACCCTCTACCAGCAGTGCGTCAAGGCGGGCATCACCTTTTACAACGAGTTCCACGTCACCGATGTAATCGTTGAGGACGGCGCAGCCAAGGGCCTGGTGGCCTATGAGCTCGCCAGTGGCGAGCTCCACCTCTTTCAGGCCAAGGCCCTCATCATCGCCTCCGGGGGGTTTGGCCGCATCTACAAGGTTACCTCCAACGCCTACACCCTCACCGGGGACCTCCAGGCCATCCTCTACCGCCGGGGGCTTCCCCTGGAGGACATGGAGTTCTACCAGTTCCACCCCACGGGGCTTTACCCCTTGGGCATCCTCCTCACGGAAGGGGCCCGGGGCGAGGGGGGGATCCTCAGAAACGCCCTAGGGGAGCGTTTCATGGAGCGCTACGCCCCCACCATCAAGGACCTGGCTCCCCGGGACCTGGTCTCCCGCGCCATGTACCTGGAGGTGCGGGAGGGGCGGGGCGTAGGGCCCAAGAAGGACCACGTCCTTTTGGACCTCACCCACCTGCCCCCGGAGGTCATCGAGAAGAAGCTCCCCGACATCACCGAGTTCAGCCGCATCTACCTGGGGGTAGACCCCTTGAAGGAGCCCGTGCCGGTCATGCCCACCGCCCACTACGCCATGGGGGGGATTCCCACCAACCTGTGGGGCCAGGTGATCCGGGACGAGAGGAACACCGTGGTCCCCGGCCTCTACGCCGCCGGGGAGGCTGCCTGCGTGAGCCTCCACGGGGCCAACCGCCTGGGGACCAACTCCCTGGGGGACCTGGTGGTCTTCGGCAGGAGGGCGGGGATTCACGCCGCGCGCTTCGCCAAGGATGCGGACTATCAGGAGCTGAGCCGGGAGCACCTGGGTCCGAGCCGGGAGCGGATTGAGCGCATCAAGAGCTCTGCGGGCAAGGAGCGGGTGGCGGCCCTTAGGGCCGAGCTGCAGCAGTCCATGATGGACCACGCCTCCGTCTTCCGCACCGGGGAGCTTCTCAAGAAGCAGGTGGAGATCCTCAAGGAGCTCATGGACCGCTACAAGGGCATCGCCATCCAGGACAAGGGTGAGGTCTACAACACCGAGCTCGTAGAGGCCCTGGAGCTGGGGTACCTCCTCGAGGTCTCCGAGGCCTTGGTCCACTCCGCCCTGAACCGCACCGAGACCCGGGGGGCCCACGCCCGGGAGGACTACCCCGAGCGGGACGACGAGAACTGGCTCAAGCACACCCTGGCCTACAAGGTGGGGGACGGCAAGGTCTGTTTCCGGTACAAGCCCGTGGTCCTGGGCCGCTTTGAGCCCAAGGCCCGCACCTACTAG
- a CDS encoding succinate dehydrogenase hydrophobic membrane anchor subunit: MAIKSKRYQEARLEASSNLELYWWVFMRISGVVLVFLIIGHMWMNAILMDLNKIDYDYVVQRLSQTTWKIYDWLILALALLHGGNGLRYVLDDWVRDPAKRFWAKVVSYSLLAFIFVLGSFSLFNHDFGVR; this comes from the coding sequence ATGGCGATTAAGTCCAAGCGGTACCAGGAGGCCCGCCTCGAGGCTAGCTCCAACCTGGAGCTCTACTGGTGGGTTTTCATGCGCATCTCCGGGGTGGTGCTGGTCTTCCTCATCATCGGGCACATGTGGATGAACGCCATTCTAATGGACCTGAACAAGATCGACTACGACTACGTGGTCCAGAGGCTTTCCCAGACCACCTGGAAGATCTACGACTGGCTCATCCTGGCCCTGGCCCTCCTCCACGGGGGCAATGGGCTTCGCTACGTGCTGGATGACTGGGTCCGGGATCCGGCCAAGCGCTTCTGGGCCAAGGTGGTGAGCTATAGCCTCCTGGCCTTCATCTTCGTCTTGGGGAGCTTCAGCCTCTTCAACCACGATTTCGGGGTGAGGTGA
- the sdhC gene encoding succinate dehydrogenase, cytochrome b556 subunit, with product MYRGREGQWAFYLHRISGLGILVFLVLHVSNIASAMWGPEVSNALMKFYHQPVFQVGLLVLIAGVLYHGFNGLRIILMDFTSWGVRHQRALWYGVWVLFLVFYLPFVIRIGGGILGGGHGD from the coding sequence ATGTACAGGGGAAGGGAAGGGCAGTGGGCGTTTTACCTCCACCGGATCTCGGGCCTGGGCATCCTGGTCTTCCTTGTGCTCCACGTGTCCAACATCGCCAGCGCCATGTGGGGCCCAGAGGTGTCCAATGCCCTGATGAAGTTCTACCACCAGCCCGTGTTCCAGGTGGGCCTCCTCGTACTCATCGCTGGGGTGCTCTACCACGGGTTCAATGGCCTGAGGATTATCCTCATGGACTTCACCTCCTGGGGGGTGCGCCACCAGCGGGCGCTTTGGTACGGGGTCTGGGTCCTCTTTTTGGTCTTCTACCTGCCCTTTGTGATCAGGATCGGCGGCGGGATTCTGGGAGGCGGACATGGCGATTAA
- the speD gene encoding adenosylmethionine decarboxylase — translation MELFGFGPHLMVDGYDASPEKLQDAALVRRVLDELPEEMGMTKVLPPFVYRYGRDGEDGVTGVVIIAESHIAIHTFPKKRFLSVDIFSCKAFDMAQVLRRLAETFDIGRYATYMIHRGKEFPKDPELAQKIVLGEREYLEARVG, via the coding sequence GTGGAACTCTTCGGATTCGGTCCTCACCTGATGGTGGACGGCTACGACGCCAGTCCCGAGAAGCTCCAGGATGCCGCGCTGGTGCGGCGGGTCCTGGACGAGCTCCCCGAGGAGATGGGGATGACCAAGGTCCTGCCTCCCTTCGTCTATAGGTACGGCCGGGATGGGGAGGACGGGGTCACCGGGGTCGTGATCATCGCCGAAAGCCACATCGCCATCCACACCTTCCCCAAGAAGCGCTTCCTCTCGGTGGACATCTTCTCCTGCAAGGCCTTTGACATGGCCCAGGTCTTGAGGCGGCTAGCCGAGACCTTTGACATCGGCCGCTACGCGACCTACATGATCCACCGGGGCAAGGAGTTCCCTAAAGACCCCGAGCTGGCCCAAAAGATCGTCCTGGGGGAGCGGGAGTACTTGGAGGCTCGGGTGGGTTAG